A window of Streptomyces marispadix contains these coding sequences:
- the rpmC gene encoding 50S ribosomal protein L29, whose product MAAGTKASELRELGDEELLGKLRESKEELFNLRFQAATGQLENHGRLKAVRKDIARIYTLMRERELGIETVESA is encoded by the coding sequence ATGGCGGCCGGTACGAAGGCCTCCGAGCTGCGTGAGCTGGGCGACGAGGAGCTTCTCGGCAAGCTTCGCGAGTCCAAGGAAGAGCTGTTCAACCTCCGCTTCCAGGCGGCGACCGGGCAGCTGGAGAACCACGGTCGTCTGAAGGCCGTGCGTAAGGACATCGCCCGGATCTACACCCTGATGCGTGAGCGTGAGCTGGGCATCGAGACGGTGGAGAGCGCCTGA
- the rpsQ gene encoding 30S ribosomal protein S17, whose protein sequence is MSETNVTEKKQERGFRKTREGLVVSDKMDKTVVVAVEDRVKHALYGKVIRRTNKLKAHDEQNAAGVGDRVLLMETRPLSATKRWRIVEILEKAK, encoded by the coding sequence ATGAGCGAGACGAATGTGACAGAGAAGAAGCAGGAGCGCGGCTTCCGCAAGACCCGCGAGGGCCTGGTCGTCAGCGACAAGATGGACAAGACCGTCGTCGTCGCCGTCGAGGACCGCGTCAAGCACGCGCTGTACGGCAAGGTCATCCGCCGTACCAACAAGCTCAAGGCGCACGACGAGCAGAACGCCGCCGGGGTCGGCGACCGCGTACTCCTCATGGAGACCCGGCCGCTGTCCGCGACCAAGCGCTGGCGCATCGTCGAGATCCTTGAGAAGGCGAAGTAG
- the rplN gene encoding 50S ribosomal protein L14 encodes MIQQESRLRVADNTGAKEILTIRVLGGSGRRYAGVGDVIVATVKDAIPGGNVKKGDIVKAVIVRTVKERRRPDGSYIRFDENAAVILKNDGDPRGTRIFGPVGRELREKKFMKIISLAPEVL; translated from the coding sequence GTGATCCAGCAGGAGTCCCGGCTGCGCGTCGCCGACAACACGGGTGCGAAAGAGATTCTCACCATCCGTGTGCTCGGCGGCTCGGGCCGGCGCTACGCGGGCGTCGGTGACGTCATCGTCGCTACCGTCAAGGACGCGATCCCGGGCGGGAACGTGAAGAAGGGCGACATCGTCAAGGCCGTCATCGTGCGCACCGTCAAGGAGCGCCGTCGGCCCGACGGCTCGTACATCCGCTTCGACGAGAACGCGGCGGTCATCCTCAAGAACGACGGGGACCCCCGCGGCACCCGCATCTTCGGCCCTGTCGGCCGGGAGCTGCGCGAGAAGAAGTTCATGAAGATCATCTCGCTCGCGCCGGAGGTGCTGTGA
- the rplX gene encoding 50S ribosomal protein L24 — MKIKKGDLVQVITGKDKGKQGKVIVAYPREDRVLVEGVNRVKKHTKAYQTARGSKTGGIVTTEAPVHVSNVQLVVEKDGKKVVTRVGYRFDDDGNKIRVAKRTGEDI; from the coding sequence ATGAAGATCAAGAAGGGCGACCTGGTCCAGGTCATCACCGGCAAGGACAAGGGCAAGCAGGGCAAGGTCATCGTGGCCTACCCTCGCGAGGACCGCGTCCTGGTCGAGGGTGTCAACCGGGTCAAGAAGCACACCAAGGCCTACCAGACCGCTCGTGGTTCGAAGACGGGCGGCATCGTGACGACCGAGGCCCCGGTCCACGTGAGCAACGTGCAGCTCGTGGTGGAGAAGGACGGCAAGAAGGTCGTCACCCGCGTCGGGTACCGCTTCGACGACGACGGCAACAAGATCCGCGTTGCCAAGCGGACCGGTGAGGACATCTGA
- the rplE gene encoding 50S ribosomal protein L5, protein MTATTEAPRLKQRYRSEIKGKLHDEFKYENVMQVPGLTKIVVNMGVGDAARDSKLMDGAIKDLATITGQKPAVTKARKSIAQFKLREGMPIGAHVTLRGDRMWEFLDRLLSLALPRIRDFRGLSPKQFDGRGNYTFGLTEQVMFHEIDQDKIDRVRGMDITVVTTATNDDEGRALLRHLGFPFKEN, encoded by the coding sequence ATGACTGCCACCACAGAAGCACCGCGCCTCAAGCAGCGCTACCGCTCCGAGATCAAGGGCAAGCTGCACGACGAGTTCAAGTACGAGAACGTCATGCAGGTCCCCGGTCTCACGAAGATCGTGGTCAACATGGGTGTGGGCGACGCCGCCCGCGACTCAAAGCTGATGGACGGTGCCATCAAGGACCTCGCCACGATCACCGGCCAGAAGCCGGCGGTGACGAAGGCCCGCAAGTCCATCGCGCAGTTCAAGCTGCGTGAGGGCATGCCGATCGGCGCGCACGTGACGCTGCGCGGCGACCGCATGTGGGAGTTCCTGGACCGCCTGCTCTCCCTCGCGCTGCCGCGCATCCGCGACTTCCGCGGGCTGTCGCCGAAGCAGTTCGACGGGCGCGGCAACTACACCTTCGGTCTCACGGAGCAGGTCATGTTCCACGAGATCGACCAGGACAAGATCGACCGGGTTCGGGGCATGGACATCACCGTGGTCACCACGGCGACCAACGACGACGAGGGCCGCGCCCTTCTCCGTCACCTCGGCTTCCCGTTCAAGGAGAACTGA
- a CDS encoding type Z 30S ribosomal protein S14 codes for MAKKALISKASRKPKFAVRAYTRCQRCGRPHSVYRKFGLCRVCLRQMAHRGELPGVTKSSW; via the coding sequence ATGGCGAAGAAGGCTCTGATCTCCAAGGCGAGCCGCAAGCCGAAGTTCGCTGTCCGCGCGTACACGCGCTGCCAGCGCTGCGGCCGTCCGCACTCCGTCTACCGCAAGTTCGGCCTGTGCCGTGTGTGCCTCCGTCAGATGGCACACCGCGGCGAGCTGCCGGGCGTCACCAAGAGCTCCTGGTAA
- the rpsH gene encoding 30S ribosomal protein S8 has protein sequence MTMTDPIADMLTRLRNANSAYHDSVAMPHSKIKSHIAEILQQEGYITGWRTEEAQVGKSLVLELKFGPNRERSIAGIKRISKPGLRVYAKSTNLPKVLGGLGVAIISTSHGLLTGQQAQKKGVGGEVLAYVW, from the coding sequence ATGACAATGACCGATCCGATCGCGGACATGCTGACGCGTCTGCGTAACGCGAACTCGGCGTACCACGACTCCGTCGCGATGCCGCACAGCAAGATCAAGTCGCACATCGCGGAGATCCTCCAGCAGGAGGGCTACATCACCGGCTGGCGCACCGAGGAGGCCCAGGTCGGCAAGAGCCTCGTGCTGGAGCTGAAGTTCGGGCCGAACCGCGAGCGCTCGATCGCCGGCATCAAGCGGATCTCGAAGCCGGGCCTGCGGGTCTACGCGAAGTCCACCAACCTGCCCAAGGTGCTCGGCGGCCTGGGCGTGGCGATCATCTCCACGTCCCACGGGCTCCTCACCGGCCAGCAGGCACAGAAGAAGGGCGTGGGCGGGGAAGTCCTCGCCTACGTCTGGTAA
- the rplF gene encoding 50S ribosomal protein L6: MSRIGKLPIQVPAGVDVTIDGQAVAVKGPKGSLSHTVAAPIEIVKGEDGALVVSRPNDESRNRALHGLSRTLVANMITGVTTGFTKELEISGVGYRVQAKGSNLEFSLGYSHPILVEAPEGISFKVESPTKFSVEGIDKQKVGEVAANIRKLRRPDPYKAKGVKYAGETIRRKVGKAGK; this comes from the coding sequence ATGTCGCGTATCGGCAAGCTCCCCATCCAGGTTCCCGCCGGTGTGGACGTCACCATCGATGGCCAGGCGGTCGCCGTGAAGGGACCCAAGGGTTCCCTCTCGCACACCGTTGCCGCGCCCATCGAGATCGTGAAGGGCGAGGACGGCGCGCTCGTCGTCTCGCGTCCGAACGACGAGAGCCGGAACAGGGCCCTGCACGGTCTGTCCCGCACGCTGGTGGCGAACATGATCACTGGCGTGACCACGGGATTCACCAAGGAACTCGAGATCAGCGGCGTGGGTTACCGCGTCCAGGCGAAGGGCTCCAACCTGGAGTTCTCGCTGGGCTACAGCCACCCGATCCTGGTCGAGGCGCCGGAAGGCATCTCGTTCAAGGTCGAGTCGCCGACCAAGTTCTCGGTCGAGGGCATCGACAAGCAGAAGGTCGGCGAGGTCGCCGCCAACATCCGCAAGCTCCGCCGCCCCGACCCGTACAAGGCCAAGGGCGTGAAGTACGCGGGCGAGACCATCCGCCGCAAGGTCGGAAAGGCTGGTAAGTAA
- the rpsE gene encoding 30S ribosomal protein S5, translating to MAGPQRRGGGAGGGERRDRKGRDGGAAAEKTAYVERVVAINRVAKVVKGGRRFSFTALVVVGDGDGTVGVGYGKAKEVPAAIAKGVEEAKKHFFKVPRIQGTIPHPIQGEEAAGVVLLKPASPGTGVIAGGPVRAVLECAGIHDVLSKSLGSANPINIVHATRAALQGLQRPEEIAARRGLPLEDVAPAALLRARAGVSA from the coding sequence ATGGCTGGACCCCAGCGCCGCGGTGGCGGCGCCGGTGGCGGCGAGCGTCGGGACCGCAAGGGCCGGGACGGCGGCGCCGCCGCCGAGAAGACCGCGTACGTTGAGCGCGTCGTCGCGATCAACCGCGTGGCCAAGGTTGTCAAGGGCGGTCGCCGCTTCAGCTTCACCGCGCTCGTAGTGGTGGGCGACGGCGACGGCACCGTGGGTGTCGGATACGGGAAGGCCAAGGAGGTGCCGGCCGCCATCGCCAAGGGCGTCGAGGAGGCCAAGAAGCACTTCTTCAAGGTCCCGCGCATCCAGGGCACCATTCCGCACCCGATCCAGGGTGAGGAGGCCGCGGGTGTCGTGCTGCTCAAGCCGGCTTCGCCCGGTACCGGTGTGATCGCCGGTGGCCCGGTGCGTGCCGTGCTGGAGTGCGCGGGCATCCACGACGTGCTCAGCAAGTCGCTCGGCTCCGCGAACCCGATCAACATCGTGCACGCCACGCGTGCGGCGCTTCAGGGCCTTCAGCGCCCCGAGGAGATCGCCGCCCGCCGTGGTCTGCCGCTCGAGGACGTGGCGCCTGCCGCTCTGCTGCGGGCCCGTGCCGGGGTGAGTGCGTAA
- the rpmD gene encoding 50S ribosomal protein L30 has translation MARLKITQTRSVIGTKQNHRDTLRTLGLKRVRDVSVREDRPEVRGMLHSVRHLITVEEVD, from the coding sequence ATGGCCCGCCTGAAGATCACGCAGACGCGCTCCGTCATCGGTACGAAGCAGAACCACAGGGACACGCTGCGGACGCTCGGCCTGAAGAGGGTCCGCGACGTATCCGTACGTGAGGACCGTCCCGAGGTGCGCGGGATGCTGCACAGCGTCCGGCACCTCATCACGGTCGAGGAGGTCGACTGA
- the rplO gene encoding 50S ribosomal protein L15, protein MADSSSGNPLKVHNLRPAPGAKTAKTRVGRGEASKGKTAGRGTKGTKARYQVPENFEGGQMPLHMRLPKLRGFRNPAHKQFQVVNLEKLAELYPKGGEVTVADLVAKGAVRKNELVKVLGTGEISVALTVTVDKVSGSAKEKITAAGGTVTELG, encoded by the coding sequence ATGGCTGACTCTTCGTCGGGCAACCCGCTGAAGGTCCACAACCTCCGGCCGGCCCCGGGCGCCAAGACCGCCAAGACCCGTGTGGGTCGTGGTGAGGCGTCGAAGGGCAAGACGGCCGGACGTGGCACCAAGGGCACGAAGGCCCGTTACCAGGTTCCGGAGAACTTCGAGGGCGGGCAGATGCCGCTGCACATGCGGCTGCCCAAGCTGAGGGGCTTCCGCAACCCTGCCCACAAGCAGTTCCAGGTGGTGAACCTGGAGAAGCTGGCCGAGCTGTACCCCAAGGGCGGCGAGGTCACGGTGGCCGATCTGGTCGCCAAGGGCGCCGTTCGCAAGAACGAGCTCGTCAAGGTGCTCGGCACCGGCGAGATCTCCGTGGCTCTGACGGTGACCGTCGACAAGGTCTCCGGCTCCGCCAAGGAGAAGATCACCGCTGCCGGCGGCACCGTCACCGAGCTTGGCTGA
- the secY gene encoding preprotein translocase subunit SecY, which yields MLTAFARAFQTPDLRKKLLFTLGIVVLFRLGQHVPVPGVSFENVNQCMNEAKGNQGLFGLVNMFSGGALLQLTIFALGIMPYITASIILQLLVVVIPRLEALKKEGQAGQAKITQYTRYLTVALAILQATGLVATARSGTLFPQCQVRDQIIPDQSVFTTVTMVICMTAGTAFIMWLGELITDRGIGNGMSILMFISIAAGFPGALWAIKKQGKLADGWIEFGAVIVSGLAMVALVVLVEQAQRRVPVQYAKRMIGRRSYGGTSTYIPLKVNQAGVIPVIFASSLLYIPALIVQFSGSQAGWAQWIQAHFVKGDHPLYIVTYFVLIVFFAFFYVAISFNPEEVADNMKKYGGFIPGIRAGRPTAEYLSYVLNRITWPGSLYLGLIALVPTVALIAFGAQQNFPFGGTSILIIVGVGLETVKQIESQLQQRNYEGFLR from the coding sequence GTGCTCACCGCGTTCGCCCGGGCGTTCCAGACGCCCGACCTGCGAAAGAAGCTGTTGTTCACGCTCGGCATCGTGGTGCTCTTCCGGTTGGGGCAGCACGTTCCGGTGCCGGGTGTCAGCTTTGAGAACGTCAACCAGTGCATGAACGAGGCCAAGGGAAACCAGGGCCTCTTCGGGCTGGTCAATATGTTCAGCGGTGGCGCGCTGTTGCAGTTGACCATTTTCGCGCTCGGCATCATGCCGTACATCACCGCGAGCATCATTCTCCAGCTCCTCGTCGTGGTCATTCCGCGGCTGGAGGCGCTGAAGAAGGAGGGGCAGGCCGGGCAGGCCAAGATCACGCAGTACACGCGTTATCTGACGGTCGCTCTGGCGATCCTCCAGGCGACGGGGCTCGTCGCCACCGCCCGCAGCGGCACCCTGTTCCCGCAGTGCCAGGTACGCGACCAGATCATCCCGGACCAGTCGGTGTTCACGACGGTCACGATGGTGATCTGCATGACGGCCGGCACCGCGTTCATCATGTGGCTCGGCGAGCTGATCACGGACCGCGGCATCGGCAACGGCATGTCCATCCTGATGTTCATCTCGATCGCCGCGGGCTTCCCCGGTGCGCTGTGGGCCATCAAGAAGCAGGGCAAACTCGCCGACGGCTGGATCGAGTTCGGCGCCGTGATCGTCAGCGGTCTCGCAATGGTGGCTCTCGTGGTGCTGGTGGAACAGGCCCAGCGCCGCGTTCCCGTTCAGTACGCGAAGCGCATGATCGGGCGGCGCAGTTACGGCGGCACGTCCACCTACATTCCGCTGAAGGTGAATCAGGCGGGTGTGATTCCGGTCATCTTCGCTTCGTCGCTGCTCTACATTCCCGCGCTGATCGTTCAGTTCAGCGGTTCTCAGGCGGGCTGGGCGCAGTGGATCCAGGCCCACTTCGTCAAGGGTGACCACCCGCTTTACATCGTCACGTACTTCGTGCTGATCGTCTTCTTCGCGTTCTTCTACGTCGCGATCTCCTTCAACCCCGAAGAAGTCGCCGACAACATGAAGAAGTATGGTGGCTTCATCCCGGGCATCCGGGCAGGTCGTCCCACTGCCGAGTACCTGAGCTATGTGCTGAACCGCATCACATGGCCGGGGTCTCTGTATCTCGGACTGATCGCTCTGGTGCCGACCGTCGCGCTGATCGCGTTCGGTGCCCAGCAGAACTTCCCGTTCGGCGGGACGAGCATTCTGATCATCGTGGGCGTCGGGCTCGAGACCGTGAAGCAGATCGAGAGCCAGCTTCAGCAGCGCAATTACGAAGGGTTCCTCCGCTGA
- a CDS encoding adenylate kinase, translating into MRIVLVGPPGAGKGTQAAFLAENLSIPHISTGDIFRANISQGTPLGQQAQEYMRAGQLVPDEVTIGMATDRMSQPDAVDGFLLDGFPRNIAQAEALDRHLEEQGQRLDAVLDLEVPEEEVVKRIAGRRICRSDSSHVFHAEYSPPKKDGVCDACGGELYQRDDDREETVRKRLAVYHSETEPIIDHYKRQDLVTTISALGEVGEVTGRAMQALDAARDSVAD; encoded by the coding sequence ATGCGTATCGTCCTCGTCGGACCGCCTGGCGCGGGTAAGGGAACGCAGGCCGCGTTCCTCGCCGAGAACCTGTCGATTCCGCACATCTCCACGGGTGACATCTTCCGCGCGAACATCAGCCAGGGCACCCCGCTCGGGCAGCAGGCCCAGGAGTACATGCGTGCGGGCCAGCTCGTACCCGACGAGGTCACGATCGGCATGGCGACGGACCGGATGTCGCAGCCGGACGCGGTGGACGGATTCCTGCTCGACGGTTTTCCGCGGAACATCGCGCAGGCCGAGGCGCTCGACCGTCATCTAGAGGAGCAGGGGCAGCGGCTCGACGCGGTCCTCGACCTGGAGGTCCCGGAGGAAGAGGTCGTCAAGCGGATCGCGGGCCGCCGGATCTGCCGCAGCGACAGCAGCCACGTCTTCCACGCCGAGTACAGCCCGCCGAAGAAGGACGGGGTGTGCGACGCGTGCGGCGGCGAGCTGTATCAGCGGGACGACGACCGCGAGGAGACCGTACGCAAGCGGTTGGCCGTCTACCACAGCGAGACGGAGCCGATCATCGACCACTACAAGCGTCAGGACCTCGTCACCACGATCTCGGCGCTGGGCGAGGTCGGCGAGGTGACCGGGCGCGCGATGCAGGCTCTGGACGCCGCCAGGGACTCGGTCGCCGACTGA
- the map gene encoding type I methionyl aminopeptidase, whose product MVEIKTPEQIAKMREAGLVVAAMHDACRAAAVPGASTKDLDEVAAKVLADHGAKPNFLGYGGFPGNICTSVNDIVVHGIPDRATVLKDGDLLSIDAGAIVDGWHGDAAITVFVGEGHSAELHELSRVTEESMWAGIAAVRKGHRLVDVSRSIESYIKRQPRPASGSYGIVEDYGGHGIGSQMHMDPHLLNYVDRRRGRGPKLVPGLCLAIEPMVTLGTPKTHVLSDDWTVKTNDGTWSSHWEHSVALTEEGPLVLTAPDGGKAKLAELGITIAPDPLA is encoded by the coding sequence ATGGTGGAGATCAAGACCCCGGAGCAGATCGCGAAGATGCGCGAGGCGGGCCTTGTCGTCGCGGCGATGCACGACGCCTGCCGGGCGGCGGCCGTGCCGGGCGCCAGCACCAAGGACCTGGACGAGGTCGCCGCGAAGGTACTCGCCGACCATGGAGCCAAGCCCAACTTCCTTGGCTATGGCGGCTTTCCTGGCAACATCTGCACTTCCGTCAACGACATCGTCGTACACGGCATCCCCGACCGGGCGACCGTGCTCAAGGACGGCGACCTCCTCTCCATCGACGCGGGCGCCATCGTCGACGGCTGGCACGGGGACGCCGCGATCACCGTGTTCGTGGGCGAGGGGCACTCGGCGGAGCTTCACGAGCTGAGCCGGGTCACCGAGGAGTCGATGTGGGCGGGCATCGCGGCCGTGCGCAAGGGGCACCGGCTCGTCGACGTCTCCCGCTCGATCGAGAGCTACATCAAGCGCCAGCCGCGTCCCGCCTCCGGCTCGTACGGCATCGTCGAGGACTACGGGGGCCACGGCATCGGCTCGCAGATGCACATGGATCCGCATCTGCTGAACTACGTGGACCGCAGGCGCGGCCGTGGGCCCAAGCTGGTGCCCGGCCTGTGCCTGGCCATCGAGCCGATGGTGACCTTGGGGACGCCCAAGACGCACGTCCTCTCCGACGACTGGACGGTCAAGACCAACGACGGCACCTGGTCCAGCCACTGGGAGCACTCGGTGGCGCTGACCGAGGAGGGCCCGCTGGTGCTGACGGCTCCCGACGGCGGCAAGGCGAAGCTCGCCGAGCTGGGGATCACGATCGCGCCCGATCCGCTCGCCTGA
- the infA gene encoding translation initiation factor IF-1, translating into MAKKQGAIEIEGTVVESLPNAMFKVELQNGHQVLAHISGKMRMHYIRILPDDRVVVELSPYDLTRGRIVYRYK; encoded by the coding sequence ATGGCCAAAAAACAAGGGGCCATCGAGATCGAGGGCACGGTCGTCGAGTCTCTGCCGAACGCGATGTTCAAGGTGGAGCTTCAGAACGGGCACCAGGTTCTCGCGCACATCAGCGGCAAGATGCGGATGCACTACATCCGTATCCTTCCCGACGACCGGGTCGTGGTGGAGCTCTCTCCGTACGACCTGACCCGCGGGCGGATCGTCTACCGCTACAAGTAG
- the rpmJ gene encoding 50S ribosomal protein L36 — MKVKPSVKKICDKCKVIRRHGRVMVICDNLRHKQRQG, encoded by the coding sequence ATGAAGGTCAAGCCGAGCGTCAAGAAGATCTGCGACAAGTGCAAGGTGATCCGCCGTCACGGCCGGGTCATGGTCATCTGCGACAACCTGCGCCACAAGCAGCGCCAGGGCTGA
- the rpsM gene encoding 30S ribosomal protein S13: protein MARLAGVDLPREKRVEVALTYVFGIGRTLAQQTLGETGVNPDTRVRDLAEEDLVKIREYVDNNLRVEGDLRREIQADIRRKVEIGCYEGLRHRRGLPVHGQRTKTNARTRKGPRRAIAGKKKPGKK, encoded by the coding sequence ATGGCACGCCTCGCAGGCGTCGACCTCCCGCGCGAGAAGCGCGTCGAGGTCGCCCTCACCTACGTCTTCGGCATCGGTCGCACCCTTGCCCAGCAGACCCTGGGTGAGACCGGCGTCAACCCCGACACCCGGGTGCGGGATCTGGCCGAGGAAGACCTCGTCAAGATCCGTGAATACGTGGACAACAATCTCCGGGTCGAGGGTGACCTCCGCCGTGAGATCCAGGCCGACATCCGCCGCAAGGTCGAGATCGGCTGCTACGAGGGCCTGCGGCACCGCCGCGGTCTCCCGGTCCACGGTCAGCGCACCAAGACCAACGCCCGCACCCGCAAGGGCCCGCGTCGCGCGATCGCCGGCAAGAAGAAGCCGGGCAAGAAGTAG
- the rpsK gene encoding 30S ribosomal protein S11, with protein sequence MPPKGRTAAKKVRRKDKKNVPAGHAHIKSTFNNTIVSITDPTGNVISWASAGHVGFKGSRKSTPFAAQMAAENAARRAQEHGMRKVDVFVKGPGSGRETAIRSLQATGLEVGSIQDVTPTPHNGCRPPKRRRV encoded by the coding sequence ATGCCTCCGAAGGGCCGTACGGCCGCCAAGAAGGTGCGCCGCAAGGACAAGAAGAACGTCCCCGCCGGGCACGCTCACATCAAGAGCACGTTCAACAACACCATCGTTTCGATCACCGACCCGACCGGCAACGTGATCTCCTGGGCTTCCGCCGGACACGTCGGCTTCAAGGGTTCGCGCAAGTCGACGCCGTTCGCGGCGCAGATGGCCGCCGAGAACGCCGCCCGCCGTGCTCAGGAGCACGGCATGCGCAAGGTCGACGTCTTCGTGAAGGGTCCCGGCTCCGGCCGTGAGACCGCGATCCGCTCCCTCCAGGCCACCGGCCTCGAGGTCGGGTCCATCCAGGACGTCACCCCGACCCCGCACAACGGCTGCCGCCCGCCGAAGCGCCGCCGAGTCTGA
- the rpsD gene encoding 30S ribosomal protein S4 produces the protein MARYTGADCKRCRREKQKLFLKGSKCESAKCPIEIRPYPPGEHGRGRTKDSEYLLQKREKQKAARIYGVLEKQFRGYFNEANRQQGKTGENLLRILETRLDNVVYRAGFAKSRDHARQLVRHGHITVNGRKTDIPSARVSVNDIVEVRESSRNMTPFQVAAAEAGEKTVPAWLEAIPSKMRILVHSLPERQVIDTQVQEQLIVELYSK, from the coding sequence ATGGCGCGTTACACCGGGGCCGACTGCAAGCGTTGCCGTCGGGAGAAGCAGAAGCTCTTCCTCAAGGGGAGCAAGTGCGAGAGCGCGAAGTGCCCGATCGAGATCCGTCCTTACCCCCCGGGTGAGCACGGTCGCGGGCGCACCAAGGACTCCGAGTACCTGCTTCAGAAGCGTGAGAAGCAGAAGGCAGCTCGTATCTACGGCGTCCTGGAGAAGCAGTTCCGCGGGTACTTCAACGAGGCCAACCGCCAGCAGGGCAAGACTGGTGAGAACCTGCTGCGCATTCTGGAGACCCGTCTGGACAACGTGGTCTACCGGGCCGGCTTCGCCAAGTCCCGCGACCACGCCCGTCAGCTTGTACGGCACGGGCACATCACCGTCAACGGCCGCAAGACCGACATCCCGTCGGCGCGTGTGTCCGTGAACGACATCGTCGAGGTCCGTGAGTCCTCCCGCAACATGACGCCTTTCCAGGTGGCGGCTGCGGAGGCAGGCGAGAAGACCGTTCCGGCGTGGCTGGAGGCCATCCCGTCGAAGATGCGGATCCTCGTCCACTCGCTGCCCGAGCGCCAGGTGATCGACACCCAGGTGCAGGAGCAGCTCATCGTCGAGCTGTACTCGAAGTAG
- a CDS encoding DNA-directed RNA polymerase subunit alpha yields MLIAQRPSLTEEVVDEFRSRFVIEPLEPGFGYTLGNSLRRTLLSSIPGAAVTSIRIDGVLHEFSTVPGVKEDVTDLILNIKSLVVSSEHDEPVVMYLRKQGPGLVTAADIAPPAGVEVHNPDLVLATLNGKGKLEMELTVERGRGYVSAVQNKQMGQEIGRIPVDSIYSPVLKVTYKVEATRVEQRTDFDKLIVDVETKQAMRPRDAMASAGKTLVELFGLARELNVDAEGIDMGPSPTDAALAADLALPIEELELTVRSYNCLKREGIHSVGELVARSEADLLDIRNFGAKSIDEVKAKLAGMGLALKDSPPGFDPTAAADAFGADDDTDAGFVETEQY; encoded by the coding sequence ATGCTGATCGCTCAGCGCCCGTCCCTGACCGAAGAGGTCGTCGACGAATTCCGCTCACGGTTCGTTATCGAGCCGCTGGAGCCGGGTTTCGGCTACACCCTCGGTAACTCCCTGCGTCGTACGCTCCTCTCGTCGATTCCCGGAGCGGCTGTCACCAGCATCCGGATCGACGGTGTCCTGCACGAGTTCTCGACCGTGCCGGGCGTCAAGGAGGACGTCACCGACCTCATCCTCAACATCAAGTCCCTGGTCGTCTCCTCCGAGCACGACGAGCCGGTCGTGATGTACCTGCGCAAGCAGGGTCCCGGCCTGGTCACCGCGGCGGACATCGCGCCGCCGGCCGGTGTCGAGGTCCACAACCCCGACCTGGTCCTCGCCACGCTCAACGGCAAGGGCAAGCTGGAGATGGAGCTGACGGTCGAGCGTGGCCGCGGCTATGTGTCCGCCGTGCAGAACAAGCAGATGGGTCAGGAGATCGGGCGCATCCCGGTCGACTCCATCTACTCGCCGGTGCTCAAGGTCACGTACAAGGTCGAGGCGACCCGTGTCGAGCAGCGCACCGACTTCGACAAGCTGATCGTCGACGTCGAGACCAAGCAGGCCATGCGCCCGCGTGACGCGATGGCCTCGGCCGGTAAGACCCTGGTCGAACTCTTCGGCCTGGCACGCGAGTTGAACGTCGACGCCGAGGGCATCGACATGGGCCCGTCGCCGACGGACGCCGCGCTCGCCGCCGATCTGGCGCTGCCGATCGAGGAGCTGGAGCTGACCGTCCGCTCGTACAACTGCCTGAAGCGCGAGGGCATCCACTCCGTGGGCGAGCTGGTGGCGCGTTCCGAGGCGGACCTGCTCGACATCCGCAACTTCGGTGCGAAGTCGATCGACGAGGTCAAGGCGAAGCTCGCCGGGATGGGTCTGGCCCTGAAGGACAGCCCGCCCGGATTCGACCCGACGGCCGCCGCCGACGCCTTCGGCGCGGACGACGACACTGACGCAGGTTTCGTCGAGACCGAGCAGTACTGA